Proteins encoded in a region of the Magallana gigas chromosome 8, xbMagGiga1.1, whole genome shotgun sequence genome:
- the LOC105344531 gene encoding kyphoscoliosis peptidase: MSCDPQPEMPEGYLGPQERFNELGLSVQSHTDPVITARDNHYEIKMKHRGPIKVTHQLQSCKDEKDYSEFVFTQIKDGVVQLLLHFPSPGWYKLQIYALPLSDPSKSLPNVYNYLIHCTKTLNPCFPFPKQYVQWKDGCYLYEPLNLCESTKLTHVKWRVLIPHAKQVAVVVDDEWTHLENKGGPVFEGTCNLNQYRGKDKKVTLNANFGEDESKYSTMLEYHIK; the protein is encoded by the coding sequence ATGAGCTGTGATCCTCAGCCAGAGATGCCAGAGGGCTACCTTGGTCCCCAAGAACGGTTTAACGAGCTGGGACTAAGCGTTCAGTCACATACCGACCCCGTTATTACGGCTAGAGACAATCATTACGAAATTAAGATGAAACACCGAGGACCTATCAAGGTTACTCACCAACTTCAGTCTTGCAAGGATGAAAAGGACTACTCGGAATTTGTTTTCACTCAGATCAAGGATGGAGTCGTTCAGCTCCTCCTCCACTTTCCCTCACCGGGTTGGTACAAGCTTCAGATTTACGCCCTCCCGTTGTCAGACCCAAGCAAGTCATTGCCGAACGTTTACAACTACCTAATTCACTGCACCAAAACATTAAACCCATGTTTTCCCTTTCCGAAACAATATGTGCAATGGAAGGATGGCTGCTACCTGTATGAGCCGTTGAACCTCTGCGAGTCTACTAAACTGACCCACGTCAAATGGCGGGTCCTGATACCCCACGCTAAACAGGTGGCGGTGGTCGTTGATGACGAATGGACCCACCTGGAGAACAAAGGCGGTCCCGTTTTCGAAGGCACGTGTAATCTTAATCAGTATCGCGGAAAGGACAAAAAAGTTACGTTAAACGCAAACTTCGGAGAGGATGAAAGCAAATATTCTACTATGCTAGAATACCACATCAAATAG